In Arachis stenosperma cultivar V10309 chromosome 1, arast.V10309.gnm1.PFL2, whole genome shotgun sequence, one DNA window encodes the following:
- the LOC130943439 gene encoding uncharacterized protein LOC130943439 — protein MEGIKIKNGEEQIKVGTTGTISSLMMKELDQNSAAPNQQIPSSLSKPQQLSTSVAAANPGKQLQPRKSLDEASSSGSSGISSKTRLNGRHNRHRIPMLNSDGFPAERTSIKHRNNKKRSNIVEVVDIKCGHPNKAWGNPISNSLKKLGFSKLSESIV, from the coding sequence ATGGAAGGTATCAAGATCAAGAATGGAGAAGAACAAATCAAAGTAGGAACTACAGGCACAATCAGTTCACTGATGATGAAAGAATTGGATCAAAACTCTGCTGCACCAAACCAGCAGATACCTTCTTCGCTAAGTAAGCCTCAACAACTCTCAACTTCGGTTGCAGCCGCAAATCCTGGGAAACAACTACAACCAAGGAAGTCATTAGATGAAGCCAGCAGCAGCGGAAGCTCTGGGATTTCCTCGAAAACAAGACTCAATGGTAGGCATAATAGACATCGAATACCAATGCTAAATTCGGATGGTTTTCCGGCTGAGAGAACTTCGATTAAGCATAGAAATAATAAGAAGAGATCCAACATTGTTGAAGTGGTGGACATTAAATGTGGCCATCCCAATAAAGCTTGGGGTAATCCTATTTCGAATTCGCTCAAGAAGCTCGGATTCTCAAAGCTTTCGGAGAGCATTGTCTAA